From one Pseudopipra pipra isolate bDixPip1 chromosome 2, bDixPip1.hap1, whole genome shotgun sequence genomic stretch:
- the GJA5 gene encoding gap junction alpha-5 protein, whose amino-acid sequence MGDWSFLGEFLEEVHKHSTVVGKVWLTVLFIFRMLVLGTAAESSWGDEQSDFMCDTQQPGCENVCYDKAFPISHVRFWVLQIIFVSTPSLVYMGHAMHTVRMEEKRKMKEAEMEAREMKNGGDTYYQQKCSVPEKAELSCWDESGGKIILRGSLLNTYVYSILIRTAMEVAFIVGQYVLYGIFLETLYICQRAPCPHPVNCYVSRPTEKNVFIVFMLAVAVLSLFLSLAELYHLGWKKAKERCSRSYKPSPSTAPARLESAPQAERAQMYTPPPDFNQCLSSANGKFISPFSNKVASQQNTANFATERVHGQEDAAGEGPFMKSSYVESPEVASESAAPSFPENYFNEKRRFSKASRASSKARSDDLSV is encoded by the coding sequence ATGGGGGACTGGAGTTTCCTGGGAGAGTTCCTCGAGGAGGTCCACAAACACTCCACAGTGGTGGGGAAGGTCTGGTTGACCGTGCTCTTCATCTTCCGGATGCTggtgctgggcacagcagcCGAGTCCTCCTGGGGGGACGAGCAGTCTGACTTCATGTGTGACACCCAGCAGCCTGGCTGCGAGAACGTCTGCTACGACAAGGCTTTCCCCATCTCCCACGTCCGCTTTTGGGTCCTCCAGATCATCTTTGTCTCCACCCCGAGCCTGGTGTACATGGGCCACGCGATGCACACAGTGCGCatggaggagaagaggaagatgaaggaggcagaaatggaGGCCCGAGAGATGAAGAACGGTGGTGACACATACtaccagcagaagtgctccgTGCCAGAGAAGGCTGAGCTGTCTTGCTGGGATGAATCAGGAGGCAAAATCATACTCAGGGGCAGCCTGCTGAACACCTACGTCTACAGCATTTTGATCCGGACTGCCATGGAAGTGGCCTTCATTGTGGGACAGTACGTCCTGTACGGGATCTTCCTGGAGACCCTGTACATCTGCCAGCGGGCACCTTGCCCCCACCCCGTCAACTGCTACGTGTCCCGTCCCACGGAGAAGAACGTGTTCATCGTCTTCATGCTGGCTGTGGCcgtgctctccctgttcctcagcctgGCCGAGCTCTACCACTTGGGCTGGAAGAAAGCCAAGGAGAGGTGCTCCCGCTCCTACAAACCCAGCCCCAGCACGGCCCCTGCCAGACTGGAGTCTGCCCCACAGGCAGAAAGGGCCCAGATGTACACTCCCCCACCGGATTTTAACCAGTGCTTGTCAAGTGCCAACGGGAAGTTCATCAGCCCCTTCAGCAACAAGGTGGCCTCCCAGCAGAACACCGCCAACTTCGCCACCGAGAGGGTCCACGGCCAGGAGGACGCTGCTGGTGAAGGGCCTTTCATGAAGTCCAGCTACGTGGAGAGTCCGGAGGTGGCCAGTGAAAGTGCAGCACCCTCCTTCCCCGAGAACTACTTCAACGAGAAGCGCCGGTTCAGCAAGGCCAGCCGTGCCAGCAGCAAGGCGAGGTCGGATGATTTGTCTGTGTGA